TTTGTAGTTGATCGTTCATCCGTACGTGAACGAAAAAATATCACATAAAATCAAGTTGTTAATAAGCAAATCATGAGTTGTAGTAGTTAATAATTTGCGTTGTACGGTGAGGGTAATGGAAAAAACTCCTAAATTACTTGATTGATAGGTGATGCTCACGTATACAGTTTCGCGTTAAAGCTTGGAGCAAGATGCATGGAAAATTCAGTAAAAATAAGCCTGAAGATTGGCGACTTGGATGTGAGTTGTGAGGCGAGCGAAGAGTTTGTCAGTAAGCAGCTATCTATACTAATTAATGACATAATAGACTTGGAGATACCAAATCTAGTACCAGCTAGTGCTGCGGGGTCCTCAAGCGCGCAGGTTGATGGCTTGCCTGCTTCAAGCCCACCCGTACCGTCTAAACTCTCGACCACTGACTTTGCGGTCAAGATGGGTGTCAAGAGCGGGTCAGATCTAGTTATGGCTGCGGCTGCATACTTACATCATACAGCGGGTAGTGAAGAGTTTCGTCGTCAAGACATTTTGAATCAGATGAAGAGTGCAAAGGCGTTCTATAAAACTAGCTACGGAAGTAACCTTAGTAAGTCATTGGAAATGCTTATAAAGTCTGGGCGTCTTGCAAACCCCTCATCCGAAACATTTGCCCTTCCATACTCTGAGATTACTTATATGCAAAAGCTCTTGTGAGGCAGATGTACTGCTGATATAAGTAAGGCGGCCCTCATTGGGCCGCCTTAGTAACCACCTGATCCGGGTCTGGAAAACATTGGACAGGTCAACACTCAAAAGAGAGCGGTAAGGGCCGTTAAGCCTATGGTTAGAAGAGACATTTGAAGTCCCGCCGGTTGACATCGAATTCGATGGTGCTCCGGCGGGCAAACTCTAACACTTTTGTTTTTTTTGCACAATGGAGATTGGAAATGCCCAAGAAGCAGTCCTCACCAAAAACCTCAACTTTGGCCGCAAAAGTCTTATCTGGAGCAAAAAAGCCAACGCTTGCTGATTCTAAGAAGCTCGCTGCGTCGGTTTTGAGCCAAGACGAGAAAAAGGGTCAATAAACACAAGGCGCTGCCAAATCAAAGATCTGGCAGCGCCCGGACCTTCCCCATCGGGAGGGCGCTTCTTCCACCGCCCCAATCCAGCAAACCCTCACACACGTGGCGACGCCCCGCACCAAACACCCGCTCCCCAAGGTCCGTGCGCGCCGCTGCTTCACACCGCAGCCCGCACCCGCCACGCCCCGGACTTGATCCGGCGTCTCCCTCTCAACCCGCACCGCACACCACCCCCAGAGGTCCCGCATCACGTCCGGGACGCGGTCGCAAAGACACCGGGCCCCCGCCACGCCCTCACTCCCCATTTGCATCGAACCCCAGCCGCATCCGCCGCACCTCGTTGATCCTGTCCTGCAGGTCGATCTCGTGTGACATCGCGATCTGCATGATCTCGTCCGTCATCACCTCTGTGACGACACCGCCCGGTTCCTCGCCCAGGATGTCGGTCAGTTTGGCCAGCATGAAGCTGCGCAGCACGTTGTTCACCGTCGCCTGATACCCCGGACCCAGCTTGCGAAAGAACTTGGCCACGTCCGTATCGATCCGCAGCGTCAGCCGCGTCTTTTCGGGGATCGGCGTTGTGGAAATCTCGCGCCATTCGGCGGGCAGGTATTTGCGCGCCATTTCGGGATTGAGAAAATCCAGCGTCATGTCCTGCAGCACGGCGAACAGCTTGTCATAGCGCTTTTGTTCCATGGCGGTCAGTTTCATGGGTGTCATGGGGGCCTCCGATCTGGTTTCGGGGGCAGTGTCGTGCTAAATTCTTGGCAATCCGTCAGCGCATCGCGCGGTGCATGTGTGGTGTACGCCCTGTGCACGCAGATCACAGGGGCTGATTGACCCAAATCAAGGTGCGCAGGCGCGGGCAGCCCTAGTCTTGTGTCACCCAAGTGGAGACCCGCATAATGACACCGCACCACGCCAAAACCGTCCTGATTGCCCGCCGCAAAGAGCTGCTGGCCGACCTGCAGGATATCGAACACGACCTTGACGAACCCATGCCCAAGGATTGGGAAGATCGCGCCAGCGAACGGCAGGGCGACGAGGTGCTGGAGGCGTTGGGCGAGAGCGATCTGCAGGAACTGCGCGGCATCGAGGCAGCGCTGCACCGCATCGCGGACGGCACATATGGTGTGTGCGTGACCTGTGGCGACGAGATATCGGATGCCCGGCTTGCCGTGTTGCCCGCGACGCCGTTCTGCAAGACCTGTGCAGCGAACCACTAGGGCGGGCGTTCGCCGTGTGTGGGGGCGGCGTTAAAGCCGTTCGACCGTTTCGGCGGCGATGGTGATATCGCGCCCGACGCCCTTGACCGTCTCGCACGCGGTCAGGGTTGTGATCGCCGTAATCAGGAGTAGTATACGCATTGTGCCTGTGCCCTTGTTTTTCGGGCGATTGTGCATGTTTCGGCCCATCCGGACAACCGGACTGCGCCGAAATTCGCCTTTTTTCGCCGACCCTGCGACAGAAAGTTTACGCAAGGCCGTTTAATCTGCATCGACACTGATGGAGGTTGTCATGACGTACTATCTACCACACGCATTTCTGGTGCTGGCTGGCGGGCTTTGCTTGCTGGCGTTTCTGAACTCGGCGGTTTTCTAGGCCAGAAAGGTTTCAACCGCCGTCGCGAATTCGCGTGGCTTTTCGGCATGCAGCCAATGGCCTGCACCTGGTATCTTTGCAAACTTCGCATCGGGAAACAGCATCTTGATCTGGTCCCTGTGGTCGGCCTGCACGTAGTCGGAATTGCCGCCCGACAGAAACAGCGTCGGGTCGTCGAACTGCCCTGACACGTCGGGAAAACCGATGATCTTGTCCATGTCGGCCGCCAGAACATCAAGGTTCAGCCGCCAGCGTTTTTCCTTCAGATCAAGGCTTTGCAGCAGAAAGTCGTCCACCCCCGGTTCCAGACCGGACAGCTGCGCCTTGGCGTCAGTGCGGGACGCTACCCTCGCCAGATCGACCTGTCGCATGGCGTTGATCGGCCCCATCTGGCTGTGCGGATAGGTGACGGGCGCGATGTCCGCGACGATCAGCCGGTTCACAAGGTCGGGCTGTGTAATCGCCAGCACCATCGCGGCCTTTCCGCCCATCGAATGCCCCAGCACGTCCGCAGGTCCGTCAAGGAGCGCTGCCAGATCGCCGGCCATATCGGGATAGCTGTTCGTTGCCTCCCAGCCGGAAAACCCGTGGTTGCGCATGTCCACGGTGATCACCCGCCGTGTCTCTGAGAACCGTTTCGCCAGAACGCCCCAGTTGCGTGCCGACCCGAAAAGCCCGTGCACGATCAGCAAAGGCGGTCCGGGCGCATCCCCGAAAGTGACAGTGTTCAGCATGCATCGCCCTTTTGCGAAGTTGACTTGTGCGCAACCTTAGGCGTTGAGCCGGGCAAGGGCCAGTTGTAGAGCGGCCTTATGTCCGGGGACCTGATCACAAAAGTTGCAGACGAGATGCGTACGCTGTTCGAACAACGCCTGCGTATCAAGGGGCGATCGTTGGAGCAGCAGGTTCACAAGGCTGGCCGTGCCTTGCCTAGGAAAGTACGCAGTGATGCACGATCCGTCGTCGATGCGCTTGCCGTGCAGGGCAATCCGAAACTTGCGCGGATGGTCGATGAGAAACGTATCGCGCAATCGGGGCGCAATGTTGTCGCGTACTTGAAGACCATCGACCCCCAGGATCGGTTGAAAGGGCAGGTGCTGAGCTGGCTTGGGGCTGTCTCGGCCTTTGGCATTATCCTGTTTGTAGTTCTGGTGTGGGTTGCTGTGAAACGGGGTCTTGTCTAAGCGCGGTCCGAAAGACCAATGTTACCGTTGCAAAGCTGACGTAAAGCAACAGGTACCACGACCCCATCTTCGCGATGTTCACCATTTCCAGCATGTTCTGGCCTGCATAGATCCAGGTGCCCGTTGACGTGCCGATGTTTTCGGCAATCCAGAGACAGACAGAAGACAGGAATGCGGCCAGCGGCAGGGGCATCCAGTACCAGTTTTCTCCGATGCGGAACCAGATTTTCGTGCGGGCATAAAGCACCAGCGTCAGCACAAACAGGACATAGCGTGTATCAAAGATGAAATGATGCGCGAAGAAATTGACATAGATCGCAACGGCCAGTGCGATATGTGCCCAAAAGGGTGGAAAGGGCGCGAAGGTCATATCGAAAAGGCGGATCACCCGCGCCATGAATGATCCGACAGCGGCATACATGAACCCGGAAAACAACGGCACGCCCATGACTTTCAGGATGCCCGGTTCAGGATAGGCCCATGATCCTGCGTTGACCTTGAAAAGTTCCATCGCGGTTCCGGTCACGTGAAACAGCAGGATGACTTTCGCTTCGTCCCAGGTTTCCAGCTTGAAGAACAGCATCCCGATCTGGATGCTGATCGCGATTATGACAAGCGCGTCATAGCGGGCAAGCGGCCAATCCTGCTGCCAGATCGCCTTGGTACCAATGATTGCGATCAGCAGCAGGATGGCGAAAAGACAGGCCCAAGCCTGCTTGAGGATGAACATTACCAACTCTGCCAAGGGGACGGGGAGATGGCGGCGGGTGATGTCGCCAAGATGGCGTTCAAGGGCTTGGGTCTGTCTCATGCCCGTTTTTTTAGCGG
The sequence above is drawn from the Cognatiyoonia koreensis genome and encodes:
- a CDS encoding entericidin, EcnA/B family, whose translation is MRILLLITAITTLTACETVKGVGRDITIAAETVERL
- a CDS encoding BrnA antitoxin family protein, which gives rise to MTPMKLTAMEQKRYDKLFAVLQDMTLDFLNPEMARKYLPAEWREISTTPIPEKTRLTLRIDTDVAKFFRKLGPGYQATVNNVLRSFMLAKLTDILGEEPGGVVTEVMTDEIMQIAMSHEIDLQDRINEVRRMRLGFDANGE
- a CDS encoding TraR/DksA family transcriptional regulator, with the translated sequence MTPHHAKTVLIARRKELLADLQDIEHDLDEPMPKDWEDRASERQGDEVLEALGESDLQELRGIEAALHRIADGTYGVCVTCGDEISDARLAVLPATPFCKTCAANH
- a CDS encoding alpha/beta fold hydrolase, producing the protein MLNTVTFGDAPGPPLLIVHGLFGSARNWGVLAKRFSETRRVITVDMRNHGFSGWEATNSYPDMAGDLAALLDGPADVLGHSMGGKAAMVLAITQPDLVNRLIVADIAPVTYPHSQMGPINAMRQVDLARVASRTDAKAQLSGLEPGVDDFLLQSLDLKEKRWRLNLDVLAADMDKIIGFPDVSGQFDDPTLFLSGGNSDYVQADHRDQIKMLFPDAKFAKIPGAGHWLHAEKPREFATAVETFLA
- a CDS encoding DUF817 domain-containing protein, translating into MRQTQALERHLGDITRRHLPVPLAELVMFILKQAWACLFAILLLIAIIGTKAIWQQDWPLARYDALVIIAISIQIGMLFFKLETWDEAKVILLFHVTGTAMELFKVNAGSWAYPEPGILKVMGVPLFSGFMYAAVGSFMARVIRLFDMTFAPFPPFWAHIALAVAIYVNFFAHHFIFDTRYVLFVLTLVLYARTKIWFRIGENWYWMPLPLAAFLSSVCLWIAENIGTSTGTWIYAGQNMLEMVNIAKMGSWYLLLYVSFATVTLVFRTALRQDPVSQQPTPELQTG